The DNA region CTGCCTGCGGCCCGCGCCGCGGATAAGGACGATGACAAACATGTCGAGCACAAGGAAACAAAAAAAACACCCAAACCGGCAGATGGCAAAGAATCTGAAGAGCATGAAGACGATGAAGCCGAAGGACATATCCGCTTGTCCAGTGAGCAATTACGGAAGGCGGGTATTCAGGTAGTTTCAGCAGGTTCGGTCTCCATTCGACAAACCTTTCCTGTACATGGCGTTGTAACCCCGAACGCCGAGGGCATTGCGCGCATCGCCGCTCGTTTTCCCGGCGTCATACGGCAGTTCACCCGCAAACCAGGAGAACAGGTGGCAATGGGCGATGTGCTCGCAACCATCGAAAGCAATGAAAGCCTGAAGGTGTACAGCGTGACCGCGACGGTAGCGGGCATTATTACTGATCGTCAGGGCGCTGTTGGCGAGCAAACCACCGATACCCCGTTGTTTACCATCCTCAATAGCGCAAACCTGTGGGTAGAGTTGAGTGTTTTTCCCCGGGATGTTGTACATGTGAAGCAAGGACAAACCGTTGTCATTCGCCAACCGCAGCGTGGATTGATTGCCGAAGGCCGACTGGATTATGTCGGCAACACCGCCAACCCGGTTAATCAGGCTATTACGGTTCGCGCTGCTGTGAACAACACCGAGGGCCACTGGATTCCCGGGCATTTTGTGAGTGCAGAGGTCGTGTTGTCGGAGAGTCCGGCGGCGGTTGCGGTACGCAACGAGGCTTTGCAGACACTCGATGGAAAGACCGTCGTATTTGTGAAGGAGCCTAATGGTTTTGCTCCGCGAGCGGTTCAAACCGGACGTACCGATTACCGATACACAGAGATTACTAATGGTCTCGCTGCCGGTGAATCCTATGTCGCGGTGAACAGCTTTATCCTGAAAGCGGATCTGGGTAAGGAGAGCATTGAAGATGATGATTAATTCTCCTCACGGTGGCACCCGTTTCTCCAGCGGGAGTGCCGCACTATGATTGATGCATTGATCCGATTTTCCATCGCGCGCCGATGGCTAATTATGGTGTTTGTTGCACTCATTACCGTAGCCGGAATCTGGAATTACCAACGTTTGCCTATCGATGCGGTACCCGACATCACCAACGTACAAGTCCAGATCAACACCCAAGCACCGGGTTATTCGCCACTGGAAGTCGAACAGCGTATTACCTATCTCGTTGAAGTTGCTATCGCCGGGCTTCCTCATGTGGAAAGTACCCGGTCTATTTCCCGTTACGCCTTGTCACAGGTGACCGTGGTATTTGAGGACGGCACGGATATTTACTTTGCTCGCAATATCCTCAATGAACGATTGCAACAAGCGAAAAGCCAGATGCCTGCGGGTATTGAGCCAGAGATGGGGCCCGTAGCTACGGGCCTGGGTGAAATATTCCACTATTCAGTACATGCCGATGCCAAGGCACGCCAACCCAACGGTGAGCCTTATGACGCGATGGCGCTACGCACGTTGC from Cellvibrio japonicus Ueda107 includes:
- a CDS encoding efflux RND transporter periplasmic adaptor subunit, which gives rise to MNLSCKKRLAWIPATACLLALICVTSLPAARAADKDDDKHVEHKETKKTPKPADGKESEEHEDDEAEGHIRLSSEQLRKAGIQVVSAGSVSIRQTFPVHGVVTPNAEGIARIAARFPGVIRQFTRKPGEQVAMGDVLATIESNESLKVYSVTATVAGIITDRQGAVGEQTTDTPLFTILNSANLWVELSVFPRDVVHVKQGQTVVIRQPQRGLIAEGRLDYVGNTANPVNQAITVRAAVNNTEGHWIPGHFVSAEVVLSESPAAVAVRNEALQTLDGKTVVFVKEPNGFAPRAVQTGRTDYRYTEITNGLAAGESYVAVNSFILKADLGKESIEDDD